The Dioscorea cayenensis subsp. rotundata cultivar TDr96_F1 chromosome 19, TDr96_F1_v2_PseudoChromosome.rev07_lg8_w22 25.fasta, whole genome shotgun sequence genome includes a window with the following:
- the LOC120249661 gene encoding uncharacterized protein LOC120249661 isoform X5 produces MHQFFTCWEETKRVAKSISASNRENYYYSAHDEDVFLGSPIHIFDKVEDESIGLHWQNWVFKNKTPDSDGSYDPKHASSVFESSVKPLELDTACHSQRHPNQMLAKPNLITSVVASSSLPEHEQVGQLVTDNGGNSSNSTSSIYLPFRCSNSLVDMETEKDCMLVKERLDSYNLRRGNFPESSLWTDKYQPENTLELCGNIKSVRILGEWLKSWDEGPRSNRSFNSSVKDGHHSSYDIESYMDDTDDEAVRKNVLLLTGPIGSGKSAAIHACTKEQGFEVIEVNTSDVRSGALMKQKFGDSIEASAITPSLCLKDNPIGERKKIIPALSSGIIDIDDTDDSFSQRTSENCQQGKIATGGTQKLVEKKNTNSWKVKGSIQVFEDVDVVFCEDMGFISAVLQLAEKTKKPIILTSNDKNPILPHLDPLIVDFTVPLYEDLLSHAQMVCAVEGIHMSSELLERLISYCRGDIRKMLMFLQFWCQGTRCQIDDSKRCTYNPLPFDVSAAHLIMPRVIPWDFPCDLSEKIEEEISGSISLFENLCLEDAKEHILCTIEMIDSSKIGNYNRNRNSKKSILKQKCSFPEFTDFSVDADRLEDFLDASDTPEELAQQRVKRRRCIILSSQSDDDPSTDEVLPRENITVNHNSLILHDMRMPINIDVKEVHNQARPSSSMVCESKMEDTICDTSGLQDVSCVPESSFACAIDANKEVDSLSVPDYASQTSVNLSDCPLVPVHSRADIDYMNDSVSESNKLSEDNIGYNCEVYLESVYGDEDVVMSHEHEEPQALSRSVVMDESGHVGSNMLAPIKSSTPVQQKWQKLKSCREDLKSCLNSNHKDAYSIIKLSSQLTDLISQTDVMINGCNAVFSDILDRSIMLSDGSDDFSRDDRQFEMGSTYAQHGFCFYANKCAATGSSFGSQTTLDLAHEMLASSTNVMALGKLLTTPNLSWKGTLVMETMKIGSEGRELESELFNAILPKVPTRVSVIKRACIP; encoded by the exons GCCACTCACAGAGGCATCCCAATCAAATGCTGGCTAAACCAAACCTTATAACTTCGGTAGTAGCCTCTTCTTCATTGCCAGAACACGAGCAAGTGGGCCAACTTGTGACA GATAATGGTGGGAACAGTAGCAACAGCACCAGCAGCATATATCTACCATTCAGATGTAGCAATAGCTTAGTTGACATGGAGACTGAGAAGGATTGCATGTTAGTAAAAGAGAG GTTGGATTCATACAATCTGCGTCGTGGTAATTTCCCTGAAAGTAGCTTATGGACAGACAAGTATCAGCCAGAAAATACCTTAGAG TTGTGTGGAAACATCAAGTCTGTTAGGATTCTTGGTGAATGGCTTAAGTCTTGGGATGAAGGTCCAAGGAGCAATAGAAGTTTTAATAGCTCTGTTAAGGATGGTCATCATAGTTCTTATGATATCGAATCATATATGGATGATACAGATGATGAAGCTGTTCGTAAGAATGTCCTCTTGCTTACTGGTCCAATTGGG AGTGGGAAATCTGCTGCAATACATGCTTGTACCAAAGAACAAGGTTTTGAAGTAATTGAG GTTAATACGTCTGATGTCCGGAGTGGAGCCCTCATGAAACAAAAGTTCGGGGATAGTATAGAAGCATCTGCAATTACCCCATCCCTATG CTTGAAGGACAATCCAATTGGTGAGAGAAAGAAAATTATTCCAGCCCTCTCATCTGGCATCATAGACATTGATGACACTGATGATAGCTTTTCACAAAGGACCTCAGAAAATTGTCAGCAAGGTAAAATTGCTACAGGAGGCACTCAGAAACTTgtggaaaagaaaaacacaaattcttGGAAAGTAAAAGGATCGATACAAGTCTTTGAAGATGTGGATGTTGTGTTTTGTGAAGATATGGGCTTCATTTCTGCTGTTCTTCAACTAgcagaaaaaaccaaaaagccCATTATACTGACAAGCAATG ACAAGAATCCGATTTTACCACATTTGGATCCGCTAATTGTGGATTTCACTGTTCCATTATATGAGGACCTACTTTCCCATGCACAAATG GTTTGTGCTGTGGAGGGGATTCACATGTCATCTGAGTTACTTGAGAGATTGATTAGCTATTGCCGAGGTGACATCCGCAAGATGCTTATGTTTCTTCAGTTCTGGTGTCAGGGCACTAGATGCCAAATAG ATGACAGTAAACGGTGCACCTACAATCCATTGCCTTTTGATGTTAGCGCTGCTCATTTGATAATGCCGAGGGTAATTCCTTGGGACTTCCCCTGTGATCTTTCAGAAAAGATTGAAGAGGAGATCAGTGGtagtatttctttatttgaGAACTTATGTCTAGAGGATGCCAAAGAACACATTCTCTGCACAATAGAAATGATTGATTCTTCAAAGATTGGCAATTACAACAGAAACAGAAATAGTAAGAAGAGCATTTTGAAGCAGAAATGTTCCTTTCCTGAGTTTACTGATTTTTCAGTTGATGCCGATCGTCTTGAAGACTTTTTAGATGCTTCAGATACTCCTGAAGAATTGGCTCAGCAAAGAGTGAAGCGCAGACGTTGCATCATTTTGTCTTCACAATCTGATGATGACCCAAGCACTGATGAGGTTCTGCCTAGGGAAAACATCACAGTCAATCATAACAGTCTCATTTTGCATGACATGAGAATGCCAATTAATATAGATGTGAAAGAAGTCCATAATCAAGCTAGGCCATCTTCCAGTATGGTATGTGAGTCTAAAATGGAGGACACAATTTGCGATACATCTGGATTACAGGATGTCTCATGTGTTCCAGAATCATCATTTGCTTGCGCGATTGATGCTAACAAAGAGGTTGACAGTCTATCTGTGCCAGATTATGCCAGCCAGACATCTGTTAACTTGTCTGATTGTCCTTTAGTTCCAGTTCATTCTAGAGCTGATATTGACTATATGAATGATTCAGTATCTGAATCAAATAAACTCTCAGAGGACAATATAGGATACAACTGTGAGGTGTATCTAGAATCAGTTTATGGAGATGAGGATGTAGTTATGTCTCATGAACATGAGGAACCACAAGCACTGAGTAGATCTGTAGTAATGGATGAGTCTGGTCATGTTGGTTCAAACATGTTGGCACCTATCAAATCCTCTACTCCTGTTCAGCAGAAGTGGCAGAAACTCAAAAGTTGCCGTGAGGATCTGAAGTCCTGTTTAAACTCTAATCATAAAGATGCTTATTCTATAATCAAACTTTCTTCTCAACTTACAGATCTAATATCTCAAACTGATGTTATGATCAATGGCTGCAACGCTGTGTTTAGt GACATTTTGGACAGAAGTATAATGCTGTCTGATGGATCAGATGATTTCTCTCGGGATGATAGACAGTTTGAGATGGGATCCACATATGCTCAGCATGGCTTTTGTTTCTATGCAAATAAGTGTGCTGCAACTGGATCAAGTTTTGGTTCTCAGACCACATTGGATTTAGCACATGAAATGTTGGCTTCAAGCACTAATGTAATGGCTCTGGGCAAGCTGCTGACCACTCCCAATTTGTCCTGGAAAGGAACTTTGGTGATGGAGACAATGAAAATTGGTTCTGAGGGAAG GGAATTGGAATCTGAACTTTTCAACGCCATCCTCCCAAAAGTCCCCACTCGTGTCTCTGTCATTAAAAGGGCCTGCATTCCTTGA
- the LOC120249738 gene encoding probable E3 ubiquitin-protein ligase HERC4 isoform X2, with translation MALPMWRRASIQTLRAGARWLSTSSVPSRRFAAVWGNGDYGRLGLGGLESRWRPTVCAFFQDDDPPVSIACGGAHTLFLTESGRVYASGLNKFGQLGINAGTSHVLEPVEVYGFSEKVVEISAGYHHSSAITEDGKLFTWGNNSCGQLGLGKRAGSIVSTPTMIDCLADIKVSKVALGSEHSIAITDEGEVLSWGAGGSGRLGHGHQSSFLGFSMISSEYTPRLIKNFEGMKVRRIAAGMLHSACINEQGSVFIFGERTINKLGFGEAKNATRPLVVEQLPFSEEVACGGYHTCVVTNEGKLFTWGSNENGCLGLGYCCIIYSMDIVRTPQDLRSSLLKFRISQVSCGWKHTAAISGGNIYTWGWGGANGTFFEDGHSSGGQLGHGNDVDCFEPMMVSMDQHVKALQISCGFNHTGGIFEHSQD, from the exons ATGGCGTTACCGATGTGGAGGAGAGCTTCCATCCAAACCCTTAGGGCAGGGGCGCGCTGGCTCTCGACCTCGTCGGTTCCTTCGAGGAGGTTCGCGGCGGTGTGGGGGAATGGAGATTATGGGAGATTGGGCCTTGGCGGGTTGGAATCGAGATGGAGACCAACCGTGTGTGCATTCTTCCAGGATGATGATCCCCCCGTCTCGATCGCATGTGGTGGCGCTCATACCCTCTTCTTAACTG AAAGCGGGCGTGTTTATGCGAGCGGATTGAACAAATTCGGGCAGCTGGGGATAAACGCTGGAACTAGTCATGTGCTG GAGCCTGTTGAAGTTTATGGATTTTCTGAGAAGGTTGTAGAGATTTCAGCTGGTTACCATCATTCTTCTGCTATCACTG AGGATGGGAAACTCTTTACATGGGGGAATAACTCCTGCGGGCAGCTTGGTCTCGGAAAAA GGGCAGGCAGCATTGTTTCTACTCCAACTATGATTGATTGTTTAGCTGACATAAAAGTGTCAAAGGTTGCATTGGGTTCAGAGCACTCAATAGCTATCACAG ATGAAGGCGAAGTCTTGAGCTGGGGAGCTGGTGGCTCTGGCAGACTTGGTCATGGACATCAGTCCAGCTTTTTGGGATTTTCAATGATTTCAAG TGAATATACTCCAAGACTGATTAAGAATTTCGAAGGAATGAAG GTTAGAAGAATTGCCGCTGGAATGTTGCATTCAGCCTGCATCAATG AGCAAGGCTCAGTGTTTATCTTTGGAGAAAGAACAATCAATAAGCTG ggttttggtgaagcGAAGAACGCCACAAGACCACTTGTTGTCGAACAACTTCCATTTTCTGAAGAAGTTGCTTGTGGTGGTTATCACACTTGCGTAGTAACAA ATGAAGGAAAATTGTTCACATGGGGCTCAAATGAGAATGGTTGCCTTGGTCTTGGGTATTGTTGCATCATCTA TTCCATGGACATAGTCCGCACTCCTCAGGATCTAAGGAGTTCTTTGCTGAAATTTCGTATCTCTCAG GTATCCTGCGGTTGGAAGCATACAGCTGCAATTTCTG GCGGCAATATCTATACTTGGGGCTGGGGAGGGGCGAATGGGACATTTTTTGAAGATGGCCATTCCTCTGGAGGACAACTG GGGCATGGGAATGATGTTGACTGTTTTGAGCCTATGATGGTTAGTATGGATCAGCATGTTAAGGCATTGCAGATATCATGTGGATTCAACCATACTGGCGGTATATTTGAGCATAGCCAGGACTGA
- the LOC120249738 gene encoding ultraviolet-B receptor UVR8 isoform X4 has protein sequence MALPMWRRASIQTLRAGARWLSTSSVPSRRFAAVWGNGDYGRLGLGGLESRWRPTVCAFFQDDDPPVSIACGGAHTLFLTESGRVYASGLNKFGQLGINAGTSHVLEPVEVYGFSEKVVEISAGYHHSSAITEDGKLFTWGNNSCGQLGLGKRAGSIVSTPTMIDCLADIKVSKVALGSEHSIAITDEGEVLSWGAGGSGRLGHGHQSSFLGFSMISSEYTPRLIKNFEGMKVRRIAAGMLHSACINEQGSVFIFGERTINKLGFGEAKNATRPLVVEQLPFSEEVACGGYHTCVVTNEGKLFTWGSNENGCLGLGSMDIVRTPQDLRSSLLKFRISQVSCGWKHTAAISGGNIYTWGWGGANGTFFEDGHSSGGQLGHGNDVDCFEPMMVSMDQHVKALQISCGFNHTGGIFEHSQD, from the exons ATGGCGTTACCGATGTGGAGGAGAGCTTCCATCCAAACCCTTAGGGCAGGGGCGCGCTGGCTCTCGACCTCGTCGGTTCCTTCGAGGAGGTTCGCGGCGGTGTGGGGGAATGGAGATTATGGGAGATTGGGCCTTGGCGGGTTGGAATCGAGATGGAGACCAACCGTGTGTGCATTCTTCCAGGATGATGATCCCCCCGTCTCGATCGCATGTGGTGGCGCTCATACCCTCTTCTTAACTG AAAGCGGGCGTGTTTATGCGAGCGGATTGAACAAATTCGGGCAGCTGGGGATAAACGCTGGAACTAGTCATGTGCTG GAGCCTGTTGAAGTTTATGGATTTTCTGAGAAGGTTGTAGAGATTTCAGCTGGTTACCATCATTCTTCTGCTATCACTG AGGATGGGAAACTCTTTACATGGGGGAATAACTCCTGCGGGCAGCTTGGTCTCGGAAAAA GGGCAGGCAGCATTGTTTCTACTCCAACTATGATTGATTGTTTAGCTGACATAAAAGTGTCAAAGGTTGCATTGGGTTCAGAGCACTCAATAGCTATCACAG ATGAAGGCGAAGTCTTGAGCTGGGGAGCTGGTGGCTCTGGCAGACTTGGTCATGGACATCAGTCCAGCTTTTTGGGATTTTCAATGATTTCAAG TGAATATACTCCAAGACTGATTAAGAATTTCGAAGGAATGAAG GTTAGAAGAATTGCCGCTGGAATGTTGCATTCAGCCTGCATCAATG AGCAAGGCTCAGTGTTTATCTTTGGAGAAAGAACAATCAATAAGCTG ggttttggtgaagcGAAGAACGCCACAAGACCACTTGTTGTCGAACAACTTCCATTTTCTGAAGAAGTTGCTTGTGGTGGTTATCACACTTGCGTAGTAACAA ATGAAGGAAAATTGTTCACATGGGGCTCAAATGAGAATGGTTGCCTTGGTCTTGG TTCCATGGACATAGTCCGCACTCCTCAGGATCTAAGGAGTTCTTTGCTGAAATTTCGTATCTCTCAG GTATCCTGCGGTTGGAAGCATACAGCTGCAATTTCTG GCGGCAATATCTATACTTGGGGCTGGGGAGGGGCGAATGGGACATTTTTTGAAGATGGCCATTCCTCTGGAGGACAACTG GGGCATGGGAATGATGTTGACTGTTTTGAGCCTATGATGGTTAGTATGGATCAGCATGTTAAGGCATTGCAGATATCATGTGGATTCAACCATACTGGCGGTATATTTGAGCATAGCCAGGACTGA
- the LOC120249738 gene encoding probable E3 ubiquitin-protein ligase HERC4 isoform X1: MALPMWRRASIQTLRAGARWLSTSSVPSRRFAAVWGNGDYGRLGLGGLESRWRPTVCAFFQDDDPPVSIACGGAHTLFLTESGRVYASGLNKFGQLGINAGTSHVLEPVEVYGFSEKVVEISAGYHHSSAITEDGKLFTWGNNSCGQLGLGKRAGSIVSTPTMIDCLADIKVSKVALGSEHSIAITDEGEVLSWGAGGSGRLGHGHQSSFLGFSMISSEYTPRLIKNFEGMKVRRIAAGMLHSACINEQGSVFIFGERTINKLGFGEAKNATRPLVVEQLPFSEEVACGGYHTCVVTNEGKLFTWGSNENGCLGLGYCCIIYSMDIVRTPQDLRSSLLKFRISQVSCGWKHTAAISECVLSGGNIYTWGWGGANGTFFEDGHSSGGQLGHGNDVDCFEPMMVSMDQHVKALQISCGFNHTGGIFEHSQD, from the exons ATGGCGTTACCGATGTGGAGGAGAGCTTCCATCCAAACCCTTAGGGCAGGGGCGCGCTGGCTCTCGACCTCGTCGGTTCCTTCGAGGAGGTTCGCGGCGGTGTGGGGGAATGGAGATTATGGGAGATTGGGCCTTGGCGGGTTGGAATCGAGATGGAGACCAACCGTGTGTGCATTCTTCCAGGATGATGATCCCCCCGTCTCGATCGCATGTGGTGGCGCTCATACCCTCTTCTTAACTG AAAGCGGGCGTGTTTATGCGAGCGGATTGAACAAATTCGGGCAGCTGGGGATAAACGCTGGAACTAGTCATGTGCTG GAGCCTGTTGAAGTTTATGGATTTTCTGAGAAGGTTGTAGAGATTTCAGCTGGTTACCATCATTCTTCTGCTATCACTG AGGATGGGAAACTCTTTACATGGGGGAATAACTCCTGCGGGCAGCTTGGTCTCGGAAAAA GGGCAGGCAGCATTGTTTCTACTCCAACTATGATTGATTGTTTAGCTGACATAAAAGTGTCAAAGGTTGCATTGGGTTCAGAGCACTCAATAGCTATCACAG ATGAAGGCGAAGTCTTGAGCTGGGGAGCTGGTGGCTCTGGCAGACTTGGTCATGGACATCAGTCCAGCTTTTTGGGATTTTCAATGATTTCAAG TGAATATACTCCAAGACTGATTAAGAATTTCGAAGGAATGAAG GTTAGAAGAATTGCCGCTGGAATGTTGCATTCAGCCTGCATCAATG AGCAAGGCTCAGTGTTTATCTTTGGAGAAAGAACAATCAATAAGCTG ggttttggtgaagcGAAGAACGCCACAAGACCACTTGTTGTCGAACAACTTCCATTTTCTGAAGAAGTTGCTTGTGGTGGTTATCACACTTGCGTAGTAACAA ATGAAGGAAAATTGTTCACATGGGGCTCAAATGAGAATGGTTGCCTTGGTCTTGGGTATTGTTGCATCATCTA TTCCATGGACATAGTCCGCACTCCTCAGGATCTAAGGAGTTCTTTGCTGAAATTTCGTATCTCTCAG GTATCCTGCGGTTGGAAGCATACAGCTGCAATTTCTG AGTGTGTGTTGTCAGGCGGCAATATCTATACTTGGGGCTGGGGAGGGGCGAATGGGACATTTTTTGAAGATGGCCATTCCTCTGGAGGACAACTG GGGCATGGGAATGATGTTGACTGTTTTGAGCCTATGATGGTTAGTATGGATCAGCATGTTAAGGCATTGCAGATATCATGTGGATTCAACCATACTGGCGGTATATTTGAGCATAGCCAGGACTGA
- the LOC120249738 gene encoding ultraviolet-B receptor UVR8 isoform X3, which yields MALPMWRRASIQTLRAGARWLSTSSVPSRRFAAVWGNGDYGRLGLGGLESRWRPTVCAFFQDDDPPVSIACGGAHTLFLTESGRVYASGLNKFGQLGINAGTSHVLEPVEVYGFSEKVVEISAGYHHSSAITEDGKLFTWGNNSCGQLGLGKRAGSIVSTPTMIDCLADIKVSKVALGSEHSIAITDEGEVLSWGAGGSGRLGHGHQSSFLGFSMISSEYTPRLIKNFEGMKVRRIAAGMLHSACINEQGSVFIFGERTINKLGFGEAKNATRPLVVEQLPFSEEVACGGYHTCVVTNEGKLFTWGSNENGCLGLGSMDIVRTPQDLRSSLLKFRISQVSCGWKHTAAISECVLSGGNIYTWGWGGANGTFFEDGHSSGGQLGHGNDVDCFEPMMVSMDQHVKALQISCGFNHTGGIFEHSQD from the exons ATGGCGTTACCGATGTGGAGGAGAGCTTCCATCCAAACCCTTAGGGCAGGGGCGCGCTGGCTCTCGACCTCGTCGGTTCCTTCGAGGAGGTTCGCGGCGGTGTGGGGGAATGGAGATTATGGGAGATTGGGCCTTGGCGGGTTGGAATCGAGATGGAGACCAACCGTGTGTGCATTCTTCCAGGATGATGATCCCCCCGTCTCGATCGCATGTGGTGGCGCTCATACCCTCTTCTTAACTG AAAGCGGGCGTGTTTATGCGAGCGGATTGAACAAATTCGGGCAGCTGGGGATAAACGCTGGAACTAGTCATGTGCTG GAGCCTGTTGAAGTTTATGGATTTTCTGAGAAGGTTGTAGAGATTTCAGCTGGTTACCATCATTCTTCTGCTATCACTG AGGATGGGAAACTCTTTACATGGGGGAATAACTCCTGCGGGCAGCTTGGTCTCGGAAAAA GGGCAGGCAGCATTGTTTCTACTCCAACTATGATTGATTGTTTAGCTGACATAAAAGTGTCAAAGGTTGCATTGGGTTCAGAGCACTCAATAGCTATCACAG ATGAAGGCGAAGTCTTGAGCTGGGGAGCTGGTGGCTCTGGCAGACTTGGTCATGGACATCAGTCCAGCTTTTTGGGATTTTCAATGATTTCAAG TGAATATACTCCAAGACTGATTAAGAATTTCGAAGGAATGAAG GTTAGAAGAATTGCCGCTGGAATGTTGCATTCAGCCTGCATCAATG AGCAAGGCTCAGTGTTTATCTTTGGAGAAAGAACAATCAATAAGCTG ggttttggtgaagcGAAGAACGCCACAAGACCACTTGTTGTCGAACAACTTCCATTTTCTGAAGAAGTTGCTTGTGGTGGTTATCACACTTGCGTAGTAACAA ATGAAGGAAAATTGTTCACATGGGGCTCAAATGAGAATGGTTGCCTTGGTCTTGG TTCCATGGACATAGTCCGCACTCCTCAGGATCTAAGGAGTTCTTTGCTGAAATTTCGTATCTCTCAG GTATCCTGCGGTTGGAAGCATACAGCTGCAATTTCTG AGTGTGTGTTGTCAGGCGGCAATATCTATACTTGGGGCTGGGGAGGGGCGAATGGGACATTTTTTGAAGATGGCCATTCCTCTGGAGGACAACTG GGGCATGGGAATGATGTTGACTGTTTTGAGCCTATGATGGTTAGTATGGATCAGCATGTTAAGGCATTGCAGATATCATGTGGATTCAACCATACTGGCGGTATATTTGAGCATAGCCAGGACTGA
- the LOC120250016 gene encoding eukaryotic peptide chain release factor subunit 1-3 — protein sequence MADGHETDKNIEIWKIKKLIKALEAARGNGTSMISLIMPPRDQISRVTKMLGDEYGTASNIKSRVNRQSVLGAITSAQQRLKLYNKVPPNGLVLYTGTIVTEDGKEKKVTIDFEPFKPINASLYLCDNKFHTEALNELLESDDKFGFIVMDGNGTLFGTLSGNTREVLHKFTVDLPKKHGRGGQSALRFARLRMEKRHNYVRKTAELATQFFINPATSQPNVAGLILAGSADFKTELSQSDMFDPRLQAKILNVVDVSYGGENGFNQAIELSAEILSNVKFIQEKRLIGKYFEEISQDTGKYVFGVDDTLKALEMGAVETLIVWENLDVNRYVLKHSVSGEMVIKHLNKDQEADQNQFRDPAANAELEVQEKTSLLEWFATEYKRFGCTLEFVTNKSQEGSQFCRGFGGIGGILRYQLDMRTFDEQSDDEGYNDSD from the coding sequence ATGGCAGATGGTCATGAAACTGACAAGAACATCGAGATTTGGAAAATCAAAAAGCTTATCAAGGCATTAGAGGCTGCAAGGGGTAATGGGACAAGCATGATATCACTGATTATGCCACCACGTGATCAAATCTCTCGAGTCACTAAGATGCTGGGCGATGAATATGGAACTGCTTCAAACATCAAGAGTAGAGTGAATCGGCAGTCTGTTCTTGGTGCAATCACATCTGCTCAACAAAGGTTGAAGCTGTACAACAAGGTTCCTCCGAATGGACTAGTTCTGTACACTGGCACTATTGTTACAGAagatggaaaagaaaagaaggtcACTATAGATTTTGAGCCTTTCAAACCCATCAATGCATCGCTCTATCTTTGTGATAATAAGTTTCACACTGAGGCATTAAATGAACTTCTGGAATCAGATGACAAATTTGGTTTCATAGTTATGGATGGAAACGGCACACTTTTTGGCACATTAAGTGGTAACACAAGAGAGGTACTTCACAAATTCACGGTTGATTTGCCAAAGAAGCATGGAAGAGGTGGACAGTCAGCACTACGATTTGCTCGTCTTCGGATGGAGAAGCGTCACAATTATGTTAGGAAAACAGCAGAGCTTGCTACCCAGTTTTTTATTAATCCAGCTACAAGCCAGCCAAATGTTGCTGGACTAATTCTTGCTGGATCCGCTGATTTTAAGACTGAGCTAAGCCAGTCAGATATGTTTGATCCCCGTCTTCAAGCCAAAATACTGAATGTGGTTGATGTGTCATATGGTGGAGAGAATGGTTTCAATCAGGCCATTGAGCTGTCGGCTGAGATTTTGTCGAATGTGAAGTTTATTCAGGAAAAACGCTTGATTGGGAAATACTTTGAGGAAATTAGTCAAGACACTGGGAAGTATGTCTTTGGTGTGGATGACACTTTGAAAGCTCTTGAAATGGGTGCCGTGGAGACTCTGATTGTGTGGGAAAATTTGGATGTTAATAGATATGTGCTAAAGCACAGTGTATCAGGGGAGATGGTCATAAAACATTTGAACAAGGATCAGGAAGCTGACCAGAACCAATTTCGTGATCCAGCTGCCAATGCTGAATTGGAGGTGCAGGAAAAAACCTCACTGCTGGAGTGGTTTGCTACTGAATACAAGCGATTTGGTTGCACTCTAGAGTTTGTCACAAACAAATCACAAGAGGGCTCACAATTCTGCAGGGGATTCGGTGGCATTGGTGGCATCCTTCGTTATCAGCTTGATATGAGGACATTTGATGAGCAGTCTGATGATGAAGGCTACAATGATTCTGATTAG